From Sceloporus undulatus isolate JIND9_A2432 ecotype Alabama chromosome 6, SceUnd_v1.1, whole genome shotgun sequence, one genomic window encodes:
- the DPH3 gene encoding DPH3 homolog isoform X1, which yields MSVFHDEVEIEDFEYDEETETYSYPCPCGDRFLIAREDLENGEDVATCPSCSLIVKVIYDKEQFMRGEEVSAPTTNKELVKC from the exons ATGTCCGTCTTCCACGACGAAGTGGAGATCGAGGACTTCGAGTACGATGAGGAGACGGAGACCTACAGCTACCCCTGCCCCTGCGGGGACCGCTTCCTCATCGCCAGG GAGGATCTTGAAAATGGTGAAGATGTTGCCACATGTCCAAGTTGTTCGCTTATAGTAAAAGTAATCTATGACAAG GAACAATTTATGCGTGGTGAAGAAGTCTCAGCACCCACAACGAACAAGGAGCTGGTTAAATGCTGA
- the DPH3 gene encoding DPH3 homolog isoform X2, whose protein sequence is MSVFHDEVEIEDFEYDEETETYSYPCPCGDRFLIAREQFMRGEEVSAPTTNKELVKC, encoded by the exons ATGTCCGTCTTCCACGACGAAGTGGAGATCGAGGACTTCGAGTACGATGAGGAGACGGAGACCTACAGCTACCCCTGCCCCTGCGGGGACCGCTTCCTCATCGCCAGG GAACAATTTATGCGTGGTGAAGAAGTCTCAGCACCCACAACGAACAAGGAGCTGGTTAAATGCTGA